GAACTGGACCAGTGGGCCCTGATGCGTATGGATGAGGTACTGGAGCGAGTTACCAGGGCATACGAGGACTACGAGTACCACATGCTCTACCATGCCGTTCACAACTTCTGTGTGCTGGACATGAGCTCGTTCTACCTTGACATAGCAAAGGACAGGCTCTACTGCTCACTGGCGGGCGCCCCAGGCCGGAGGGCTGCGCAGACCGTCATGTACAGGGTGGCCAGGGCCCTGGTGGGGATACTGGCCCCTGTATTGAGCCACACAGCGGAGGAGGTATGGGGCCATCTCCCCAAGGAGGCAGGGGACCCTGAGAGCGTTCACCTCACCGGCTGGCCTGTGCCCGCAGGGGTATCACCGGAGGGGCTGAAGGAACGCTGGTCCCGGCTGGGTGCCGTGCGGGAGAAGGTCTCCCGCTCCCTGGAAGAGGCCCGGGCCAAGAAGGCCATAGGCAGTTCCCTGGAGGCCAGGGTAACCCTGGGCGCCGGACCGGAGCTGCGGGAGTTTCTCCAAGCCTACCTGCCCCAGTTACCCGGCCTCTTCCTGGTGTCTCAGGTGGAGATGGTTGATGCCCCTGACCTCCAGGTAGCCGTGGACAGGGCCGGTGGGGAAAAGTGCTCGCGGTGCTGGATCTACGGGGAAGACGTAGGGGAAGACCGCGAATACCCCGGCACCTGCCGGAGGTGTGCCGCTGTACTCGGGCGGCAGGGGGCCAAACCGGAGGGGGAGGGGACCTTTGCCTGAGGCAGGCGATGAGGGACAGAACACGAGGATCACCAGGGCCCTCTTGGAGGTCTCAAGGCAACTTGAGAGGTCCAAGATAGCTGAGTACGTGACCCTCCTGAACACGCCGGGCCGCCTCATATACCTGAACTTCCTTGCGGGCATCGCCCGGGGCGTGGGGTTTGCCGTTGGCGCTAGCGTCCTGGCGGCGCTTCTCATCTACTTCCTCCAGAGGAGTTTCGTTGTCAACCTGCCCATCATCGGCGGGTTTATCG
The sequence above is drawn from the Bacillota bacterium genome and encodes:
- a CDS encoding DUF5665 domain-containing protein, with the translated sequence MPEAGDEGQNTRITRALLEVSRQLERSKIAEYVTLLNTPGRLIYLNFLAGIARGVGFAVGASVLAALLIYFLQRSFVVNLPIIGGFIAQIVEIVLQQLRAR